A genomic region of Criblamydia sequanensis CRIB-18 contains the following coding sequences:
- a CDS encoding type III secretion system chaperone, giving the protein MKLGDVLFEYGKKYGETLSKNDLGITTLRVNDEFIISFEESLDQRFIFIYSIVQVIPKGKEGEDLLVSALEGNLFGNETGKATFGYDPHTKSLVLFLRLENETFNLKTLESEIEGFIAYLAYWKAKIIELRRKEPSLK; this is encoded by the coding sequence ATGAAACTTGGAGATGTGCTTTTTGAATACGGTAAAAAGTATGGCGAAACTCTCTCAAAAAATGATCTTGGCATCACAACGCTTAGAGTAAACGATGAATTCATCATCTCTTTTGAAGAATCCCTGGATCAACGTTTTATCTTTATCTACTCCATAGTCCAGGTCATCCCTAAAGGTAAAGAAGGGGAGGATCTTTTGGTATCAGCCCTCGAAGGCAATTTGTTCGGAAATGAAACCGGTAAAGCCACATTTGGATATGATCCTCATACTAAATCACTTGTATTATTTTTACGTCTGGAAAACGAGACTTTCAATTTAAAAACCCTGGAATCTGAAATAGAGGGATTTATTGCTTATCTTGCTTATTGGAAGGCAAAAATAATTGAACTTCGAAGGAAAGAACCTTCCCTAAAATAA